One genomic region from Cetobacterium sp. 8H encodes:
- a CDS encoding lipopolysaccharide biosynthesis protein, whose product MKSDIKSKVFTSLMWKLLERGGVQGIQFIIQIILARILTPNDYGIIAIITIFISLANVFIQSGFGTALIQKKEIDEKDLSSVFYLSLIISVVIYLILFITAPLIANFYKIAILKDILRVLSLTLFLGTFNSIQNVIIIKNLEFKKMFIGSIGAATISGIISIIMVYNNFGIWTLVYQQLINQTMLCIILYFIVKWRPKILFSFTKVKALFSFGSKILFSSLLDTLYMNLRSLIIGKFYSPTMLGYYNRGDQFPLLIVSNFNGSIQSVIFPVFVQEQDNKVRLKELLRRSIVTGSFVIFPLMIGLAIVGEPLVKLLLTEKWTPCVPYLRVFCLSYALWPIHTANLQVINAMGRSDIFLKLEIIKKIIGIIILIVSLKYGVYMIAVGTLLGGIISSFVNSFPNKKILDYGYIEQMRDIFPSIGISLIMGGIIYPISLLKINLVSIIFLQILLGMIVYILIAYLIKLECLSYLIKIVFKNQKN is encoded by the coding sequence ATGAAAAGTGATATAAAATCAAAAGTTTTTACTTCTTTAATGTGGAAACTTTTAGAAAGAGGTGGAGTTCAAGGGATTCAATTTATAATTCAAATCATTTTAGCTAGAATATTGACACCAAATGATTATGGAATAATAGCAATAATAACAATTTTTATATCCTTAGCAAATGTATTTATTCAAAGTGGATTTGGAACAGCATTAATTCAAAAAAAAGAGATTGATGAGAAGGATCTTTCATCTGTATTTTATTTAAGTTTAATCATTTCAGTTGTAATATATTTAATTCTATTTATAACAGCACCATTAATTGCCAATTTTTATAAAATAGCTATTTTAAAAGATATATTAAGGGTGCTATCATTAACCCTTTTTTTAGGAACCTTTAATTCTATACAGAATGTAATTATTATTAAAAATTTAGAATTTAAAAAAATGTTCATAGGTAGTATAGGAGCTGCAACTATATCAGGTATAATATCGATAATTATGGTGTATAATAATTTTGGAATTTGGACGCTAGTGTATCAACAGCTAATAAATCAGACAATGCTGTGTATAATTTTATATTTTATTGTTAAATGGAGACCCAAAATATTATTTTCATTTACTAAAGTAAAAGCACTGTTTTCATTTGGTTCAAAAATATTATTTTCATCATTATTAGATACACTTTATATGAATTTAAGGAGCTTAATTATAGGAAAGTTTTATTCTCCAACAATGTTAGGATACTATAATAGAGGGGATCAATTTCCATTATTGATTGTATCTAATTTTAATGGATCAATTCAATCTGTTATATTTCCCGTATTTGTGCAAGAACAAGATAATAAAGTTAGATTAAAAGAGTTGCTAAGACGATCAATAGTTACAGGCTCTTTTGTGATATTTCCATTAATGATTGGTCTTGCTATAGTAGGGGAACCTTTAGTAAAATTATTATTAACGGAGAAGTGGACACCGTGTGTTCCATATTTAAGAGTGTTTTGCCTTTCTTATGCACTTTGGCCAATACATACCGCAAATTTACAAGTTATAAATGCTATGGGAAGAAGTGATATTTTTTTAAAGTTAGAAATTATAAAAAAAATAATAGGAATAATAATATTGATAGTGTCATTAAAATATGGTGTATATATGATAGCTGTAGGAACACTATTAGGTGGAATAATATCATCTTTTGTAAATTCTTTTCCCAATAAAAAAATATTGGATTATGGATACATTGAACAAATGAGAGATATATTTCCATCTATAGGAATCTCTTTAATTATGGGTGGAATCATTTATCCGATATCATTATTAAAAATTAATTTAGTTAGTATAATATTTTTACAAATTTTATTAGGAATGATAGTCTATATTTTAATTGCATATTTAATAAAACTAGAGTGTCTAAGCTACTTGATAAAAATAGTATTTAAAAATCAAAAAAACTAG
- a CDS encoding glycosyltransferase, protein MEEEILVSICCITYNHEEFIEDALKGFLNQKVNFNYEILIHEDASTDRTAEILRRYEQKYPKLIKVIYQTENQYSKSDFVSKFLYDISRAKYLAICEGDDYWVDENKLQKQVDFLEKNLDYSAYYHNVIVVDRNKNKFSEDQEIYKLYKTHTLKSEDINTGDVPGQTASLVYRNFWKDLNQESKEKFGKCKSNGDTKLALFLNSIGKIYFSEDIMSHYRLTFDTDSWNSKMKNQNPCMYLFNGLFEIKTMLKEVLNIDYEPNLELLTRESFRFAVKSPTLKNIKTFIEIYRKCQNKNKIMIIIESILKKIKIIKEIKENNRPLLK, encoded by the coding sequence ATGGAAGAAGAGATATTGGTAAGTATATGCTGTATAACGTATAATCACGAAGAGTTTATTGAGGATGCTCTAAAAGGTTTTTTAAATCAAAAGGTTAATTTCAATTATGAAATTCTTATACATGAGGATGCATCAACAGATAGAACTGCAGAAATTTTGAGAAGATATGAACAAAAATATCCTAAGTTAATAAAAGTTATTTATCAAACAGAAAACCAATACTCTAAATCAGACTTTGTCTCTAAATTTTTATATGATATATCAAGAGCTAAATATTTAGCAATATGTGAGGGGGATGATTACTGGGTTGATGAAAATAAATTACAAAAACAGGTAGATTTTTTAGAGAAAAACTTAGATTATTCTGCATATTATCACAATGTTATTGTAGTAGATAGAAATAAAAATAAGTTTTCAGAAGATCAAGAAATATATAAATTATATAAAACACATACACTAAAATCGGAAGATATAAATACAGGGGATGTTCCGGGACAGACAGCATCATTAGTTTACAGAAATTTTTGGAAAGACCTAAATCAAGAGAGCAAAGAAAAGTTTGGTAAATGTAAATCAAATGGAGATACAAAATTGGCACTGTTTTTAAATTCAATAGGAAAAATATATTTTTCTGAAGATATAATGTCACATTATAGACTGACATTTGATACAGATAGCTGGAACTCAAAAATGAAAAATCAAAATCCGTGTATGTATTTATTTAATGGCTTATTTGAAATAAAAACCATGTTAAAAGAGGTATTAAATATAGACTATGAGCCTAATTTAGAATTATTAACAAGAGAATCTTTTAGATTTGCAGTAAAATCTCCAACATTAAAAAATATTAAAACATTTATTGAGATATACAGAAAGTGTCAAAATAAAAATAAGATAATGATAATTATTGAGAGCATTTTAAAGAAAATAAAAATAATAAAAGAGATAAAAGAAAATAATAGGCCATTATTGAAATAG
- a CDS encoding glycosyltransferase, with the protein MKKDIKVSIIVPIYNVEKFLDQCISSILNQTYKNLEVILVNDGSEDNSSNIMEKYLKEDNRIKIIKKKNGGLSSTRNVGIDVSTGDYIMHVDGDDFINKDTIENMVAKIINSKENIDVVVGDLELFYGENKKKIWKDSLMEENKIYSGKDYLEKYFFLGKACYSSCNKLWRRELYIKNKIYHPTEISLGEDSNTVARLMINAEKIIKLNSSVYNYRINLNGMMKSKGKKLLDYKKSIEILEKYFYEKNILDFFEKYKTSHTFFSFYENIILISYKEIKNDYKNNNDYLITKKLFEQDIENIIKDKNILENVTLKQKIILKMYDLNFELAENLIFLYRTIKRKFIGER; encoded by the coding sequence ATGAAAAAAGATATCAAAGTAAGTATCATTGTTCCTATATATAATGTTGAAAAGTTTTTAGATCAATGCATCTCTTCAATATTAAATCAAACGTATAAAAATTTAGAGGTTATATTAGTAAATGACGGAAGTGAAGATAATAGTTCTAATATTATGGAAAAATATTTAAAAGAAGATAATAGAATAAAAATAATAAAGAAAAAAAATGGAGGATTATCATCTACAAGAAATGTAGGAATAGATGTTTCAACAGGAGATTATATAATGCATGTAGATGGAGATGACTTTATAAACAAAGATACTATAGAAAATATGGTTGCTAAAATTATTAATTCAAAAGAAAACATAGATGTTGTTGTTGGAGATTTAGAGCTTTTTTATGGGGAAAATAAAAAAAAGATATGGAAAGATAGCCTCATGGAAGAGAATAAAATATATTCTGGAAAAGATTATTTAGAAAAGTATTTTTTTTTAGGAAAAGCTTGTTATTCTTCATGCAATAAATTGTGGAGAAGAGAGCTCTATATAAAAAATAAGATATATCATCCAACAGAGATTTCGTTGGGAGAGGATTCGAACACAGTAGCAAGATTAATGATAAATGCTGAAAAAATTATAAAATTAAATTCGAGTGTTTATAATTATAGAATTAACTTAAATGGAATGATGAAATCAAAAGGTAAAAAATTATTGGATTATAAAAAATCAATTGAAATTTTAGAAAAATATTTTTACGAAAAAAATATTTTAGATTTTTTTGAAAAATATAAAACCAGTCATACTTTTTTTTCTTTTTATGAAAATATTATACTCATTTCTTATAAAGAGATAAAAAATGATTATAAAAATAATAATGATTACCTAATTACAAAAAAATTATTTGAACAAGATATAGAAAATATAATCAAAGATAAAAATATATTAGAAAATGTAACATTAAAACAAAAGATAATTTTAAAAATGTATGATTTAAATTTTGAGTTAGCAGAGAATCTGATTTTTCTTTACAGAACAATAAAAAGAAAATTTATAGGAGAACGATGA
- a CDS encoding LacI family DNA-binding transcriptional regulator — MTLKDIAKIVDLSESTVSRALNNNPNIAKKTRELVMKVAEEHNFVINPHARNLATKRSYRIGIIFPNDFYEFNKRDFFSQLEKYFLLNSEKNQYEILIIRAKSLEKTIKSGNVDGLIVVNRDISKNDLEVLKNYKVPHTFVAYKPTFLEEETIVFKSDNVNCGYNVAKFLHSNGCKNLLTITSENEGLTDYQDRTLGFYKYLEEKKLLGYETHIYKCGMTFEDGRELVLNQLELLKKFDGIFVQQDKVALGMLSLIEKYGIKVPENLKIIGHDNIELIDYFYPKLTSIKQKFEEITLRALNYLINIIENKENKDVKFTFESEIINRETTKN, encoded by the coding sequence ATGACATTGAAAGATATAGCGAAAATTGTTGATTTAAGTGAATCCACCGTTTCACGTGCATTAAATAACAATCCAAATATAGCTAAAAAAACGAGGGAGCTTGTTATGAAAGTTGCAGAGGAGCATAACTTTGTAATAAATCCTCATGCTAGAAATTTAGCCACAAAAAGAAGCTATCGTATTGGGATAATTTTTCCAAATGATTTCTATGAATTTAATAAAAGGGATTTCTTTTCACAATTAGAAAAATATTTCTTATTAAACTCTGAAAAAAATCAGTATGAGATATTGATTATAAGAGCAAAATCTTTAGAAAAAACTATAAAAAGTGGAAATGTAGATGGACTTATAGTTGTTAATAGAGATATATCTAAAAATGATTTGGAAGTTTTAAAGAATTATAAAGTTCCTCATACTTTTGTAGCTTATAAACCAACTTTTTTAGAAGAAGAGACAATTGTTTTTAAAAGTGACAATGTAAATTGTGGTTATAATGTCGCTAAGTTTTTACATTCAAATGGATGTAAAAACCTTTTAACTATCACTTCTGAAAATGAAGGGTTAACAGACTATCAAGATAGAACCTTAGGTTTTTATAAGTACTTGGAAGAAAAAAAACTTTTAGGGTATGAAACTCATATTTATAAATGTGGAATGACATTTGAAGATGGAAGAGAATTAGTCTTAAATCAATTGGAGTTATTGAAAAAGTTTGATGGAATTTTTGTTCAACAAGACAAAGTGGCTCTAGGAATGCTAAGTTTAATTGAAAAATATGGAATTAAAGTACCTGAAAACTTGAAAATAATAGGACATGATAATATAGAATTAATTGATTATTTTTATCCTAAATTGACAAGCATAAAGCAAAAATTTGAAGAGATTACGTTAAGAGCCTTAAACTACTTGATTAATATAATAGAAAATAAAGAAAATAAAGATGTTAAGTTTACATTTGAAAGTGAGATTATTAATAGAGAGACAACAAAAAACTAG